A window of Perognathus longimembris pacificus isolate PPM17 chromosome 6, ASM2315922v1, whole genome shotgun sequence contains these coding sequences:
- the LOC125352791 gene encoding class I histocompatibility antigen, Gogo-B*0101 alpha chain-like isoform X2, with product MAPRFVLLLLSGALALTGTWAGPHSLLYFQTSVSRPGRGEPRYIEVGYVDDTPFVGFDSDAANPRMEPRALWMEQEPGEYWEGQTRICKSSAQVNRENLKTALRYYNQSGDAPHTMQRMSGCEVGPDGHLLRGYYQLAYDGKDYIALNEDRSSWTAEDMAAQITKRKWERTGVTEQWRAYMDTCVEWLRRYLGHGKETLLRTDPPKVRVTHHPTSDHEVTLRCWALGFYPAEITLTWQRDGEDQIQEMELVDTRPAGDGTFQKWAAIRVSSGEEQRYTCQVWHEGLPEPLTLTWEPPAQPAISIIVLVIGLAVLVILAAVVGFMLWRKRNAGEKREGYDKAARDNSDQGSDASLRAEKV from the exons ATGGCGCCCCGGTTCGTCCTGCTGCTGCTGTCGGGGGCCCTGGCGCTGACCGGGACCTGGGCGG gcccCCACTCCCTGCTGTATTTCCAAACCTCCGTGTCCCGGCCCGGCCGCGGGGAGCCCCGCTACATCGAGGTCGGCTACGTGGACGACACACCGTTCGTGGGGTTCGACAGCGACGCCGCGAACCCCAGGATGGAGCCGCGGGCGCTGTGGATGGAGCAGGAGCCGGGCGAGTACTGGGAGGGGCAGACGCGGATCTGCAAGAGCAGCGCACAGGTTAACAGAGAGAACCTGAAGACTGCGCTCCGCTACTACAACCAGAGCGGGGACG CTCCTCACACCATGCAGAGAATGTCCGGCTGCGAAGTGGGTCCAGACGGTCATCTCCTCCGCGGGTACTATCAGCTCGCCTACGACGGCAAGGACTACATCGCCCTGAACGAGGACCGGAGCTCCTGGACCGCGGAGGACATGGCGGCTCAGATCACCAAGCGCAAGTGGGAGAGGACCGGGGTGACTGAGCAATGGAGGGCCTACATGGACACGTGCGTGGAGTGGCTGCGCAGATACCTGGGACACGGCAAGGAGACACTGCTGCGCACAG ATCCCCCAAAGGTACGTGTGACCCACCACCCGACCTCTGACCATGAGGTCACCCTGAGGTGCTGGGCCCTGGGCTTCTACCCTGCGGAGATCACCCTGACCTGGCAGCGGGATGGAGAGGACCAGATCCAGGAAATGGAGCTTGTGGACACCAGGCCTGCAGGAGATGGAACCTTCCAGAAGTGGGCAGCTatcagggtgtcttctggagagGAGCAGAGATACACCTGCCAAGTGTGGCATGAGGGGCTGCCTGAGCCCCTCACCCTGACATGGG agCCTCCTGCTCAGCCTGCCATTTCCATCATCGTACTTGTCATCGGCCTGGCAGTTCTGGTTATTCTAGCTGCTGTGGTGGGTTTTATGCTGTGGAGGAAGAGGAATGCAG GTGAGAAAAGAGAAGGCTATGACAAGGCTGCAA
- the LOC125352791 gene encoding class I histocompatibility antigen, Gogo-B*0101 alpha chain-like isoform X3 translates to MAPRFVLLLLSGALALTGTWAGPHSLLYFQTSVSRPGRGEPRYIEVGYVDDTPFVGFDSDAANPRMEPRALWMEQEPGEYWEGQTRICKSSAQVNRENLKTALRYYNQSGDAPHTMQRMSGCEVGPDGHLLRGYYQLAYDGKDYIALNEDRSSWTAEDMAAQITKRKWERTGVTEQWRAYMDTCVEWLRRYLGHGKETLLRTDPPKVRVTHHPTSDHEVTLRCWALGFYPAEITLTWQRDGEDQIQEMELVDTRPAGDGTFQKWAAIRVSSGEEQRYTCQVWHEGLPEPLTLTWEPPAQPAISIIVLVIGLAVLVILAAVVGFMLWRKRNAGEKREGYDKAARDDSDQGSDASLRAEKV, encoded by the exons ATGGCGCCCCGGTTCGTCCTGCTGCTGCTGTCGGGGGCCCTGGCGCTGACCGGGACCTGGGCGG gcccCCACTCCCTGCTGTATTTCCAAACCTCCGTGTCCCGGCCCGGCCGCGGGGAGCCCCGCTACATCGAGGTCGGCTACGTGGACGACACACCGTTCGTGGGGTTCGACAGCGACGCCGCGAACCCCAGGATGGAGCCGCGGGCGCTGTGGATGGAGCAGGAGCCGGGCGAGTACTGGGAGGGGCAGACGCGGATCTGCAAGAGCAGCGCACAGGTTAACAGAGAGAACCTGAAGACTGCGCTCCGCTACTACAACCAGAGCGGGGACG CTCCTCACACCATGCAGAGAATGTCCGGCTGCGAAGTGGGTCCAGACGGTCATCTCCTCCGCGGGTACTATCAGCTCGCCTACGACGGCAAGGACTACATCGCCCTGAACGAGGACCGGAGCTCCTGGACCGCGGAGGACATGGCGGCTCAGATCACCAAGCGCAAGTGGGAGAGGACCGGGGTGACTGAGCAATGGAGGGCCTACATGGACACGTGCGTGGAGTGGCTGCGCAGATACCTGGGACACGGCAAGGAGACACTGCTGCGCACAG ATCCCCCAAAGGTACGTGTGACCCACCACCCGACCTCTGACCATGAGGTCACCCTGAGGTGCTGGGCCCTGGGCTTCTACCCTGCGGAGATCACCCTGACCTGGCAGCGGGATGGAGAGGACCAGATCCAGGAAATGGAGCTTGTGGACACCAGGCCTGCAGGAGATGGAACCTTCCAGAAGTGGGCAGCTatcagggtgtcttctggagagGAGCAGAGATACACCTGCCAAGTGTGGCATGAGGGGCTGCCTGAGCCCCTCACCCTGACATGGG agCCTCCTGCTCAGCCTGCCATTTCCATCATCGTACTTGTCATCGGCCTGGCAGTTCTGGTTATTCTAGCTGCTGTGGTGGGTTTTATGCTGTGGAGGAAGAGGAATGCAG GTGAGAAAAGAGAAGGCTATGACAAGGCTGCAA GAGACGATAGTGACCAGGGCTCTGATGCTTCCCTCAGAGCAGAAAAAG TGTGA